In Candidatus Delongbacteria bacterium, the genomic window GAGGCAAGGCCAATAATCGTTGTCACGACGCTTTCGTCGCCGCACAGAAAAGTCTGGTCGTTGAGGCCCAGAAAGATGATCAAGGCGAGAAGGCCGACGCGCTTGTTGCCGTCTTGGAACGGGTGATTTTTCGCAATTCCGAAGCAGTAGGCTGCGGCCAGCGCCGCCAAGTCCGTATTTTGATCGTAAGCCCACTTCTGCTTGGGCCGCGCCAGCGCAGATTCAAGTAGATCCGTATCACGAATCCCGGCGAGGCCGCCATGCTCCCGGATCTGGTCGACATGAATCGCATCAATCACCAACCTGGGAATCCACACCGGTTCTTGCATGGATGCCTCTACTTGGCAAGCTCTTGCAGTGCGCCGCGGAACTGCTTTGCCGCCTCTGCCGCAATCGCGAGGGCCTTCTGGGCGACGGGATCAAACGGCGTCAGCAGAATTCCCCCTTCTGTTTCAATGGCAAACAAGCGGTCACCTGGCTCGATGTGCAGGCGCTCTGCCATGTCTTTGGGCAGGGTTGTGCCAATGGAGCCGCCGACCCGACGAGCTGCAACTTCCTTGACCATGGGATGGGCCTCCTTCGACTTGGTGGCCAAGTGTAACACTTGTGCTACTTACGATCAAGCGAAGGAGATCGCCAAACACAGCCTGCAGGGAAGAGACAGGAAGCATCGGTGAGAGAAGGCCAGCGCCGCGCCAGGCGCGTCGCGGCTGACGACCCCGGTGGGCCGAACGCAAGCTTCACGACCACCATTGATTCTTAGAAAGAACACCATGGCCAAGTACTTGATCTCCTTTCCCAGCGCGGCAATGGTTGTGCCCGAAGGCGAATGGGAAGCGGTGGGTCACGACGCACATGCGGTGATTGAAGAGGCGAAAGCCGCCGGGGTGTACGTCTTCGCCGGCGGAATTGATGAAGCGGTGCCGCCCATTCTCGTCTCGGCTGACGGGACAACGGCAACGGGCGGCTATCCTTGGGCGCCCGCGCTGGACGGCGGCTTTACCGTGTTGGAACTGCCGTCGCGCGCGGAGGCCATCGCGTGGGCGGCGCGCCTTGCCAAGGCCTGTCGCTGCGAGCAGGAACTGCGAGTCTTCGGGTTCGACCCGCAGTCCTGACGGCGGCACCCGTGTTGCCCGGCCTGCGGGAGGACCCCAGCCTGCGAAGCCTGTGTCACGGGGGTCGATCTCATGGATCCGTTGACGGCTCCGTCCAGCGCGGCACAAACGCCCTGGCCGACGAAGACCTGGCCCGTGGCGACTCCAGCCGCCGTTGGACTTGATCCCAAGATCCTGGCGGCCTTCGACGCTGATCTTGCCGCCGGCACGTACGGGTACGTGGACAGCATGCTCGTCATCCGCCACGGAAAGATCGCCTGCGAGCGCGCGTATCCGCACGACTACGGCGTCATCTACGCCCAGGAAGCCAGGACACCAAGCGCGCTGAACGCCCACGATCCAGCGGGTCCCTACAACTACTTCAATTCCTGGTGGCATCCCTTCCACCGCCGCGGCGAGCTGCACACGCTGCAGTCCGTGACCAAAACGATCACGTCCATTTTGATCGGCGTCGCCTCTGCCCGGCGTGAATTCCCGTCGCTCGACACGCCGCTGCTGGAGTTCTTCAACGGGGCGCAGCTTGCCCACGTGGACGACCGCAAGCGCCGCGTGACGCTCAGGCACCTGCTGACGATGACGGCGGGATTTGCTTGGAATGAAGACCTGCCGTTCGCCGATCCGGACAACGCGGCGTGTCGCATGGAGGCGTCGTTCGACTGGGTGCAGTTCGCGATCGACCGGCCGATGTCCCAGGAGCCCG contains:
- a CDS encoding type II toxin-antitoxin system death-on-curing family toxin; this encodes MQEPVWIPRLVIDAIHVDQIREHGGLAGIRDTDLLESALARPKQKWAYDQNTDLAALAAAYCFGIAKNHPFQDGNKRVGLLALIIFLGLNDQTFLCGDESVVTTIIGLASGQISEEALSAWIRANATSSPR
- a CDS encoding AbrB/MazE/SpoVT family DNA-binding domain-containing protein; its protein translation is MVKEVAARRVGGSIGTTLPKDMAERLHIEPGDRLFAIETEGGILLTPFDPVAQKALAIAAEAAKQFRGALQELAK
- a CDS encoding serine hydrolase is translated as MDPLTAPSSAAQTPWPTKTWPVATPAAVGLDPKILAAFDADLAAGTYGYVDSMLVIRHGKIACERAYPHDYGVIYAQEARTPSALNAHDPAGPYNYFNSWWHPFHRRGELHTLQSVTKTITSILIGVASARREFPSLDTPLLEFFNGAQLAHVDDRKRRVTLRHLLTMTAGFAWNEDLPFADPDNAACRMEASFDWVQFAIDRPMSQEPGQGFQYNSGAAQLLSHVFRAATGRDIEEYAVQHLFTPLGIRSHFWKRTPTGLADTEGGLYLEPRDVAKIAYLVLRGGEWEGKPIISAEWVQASLTASAMVSDDGVKYGYLWWLYPYGKYGRVAVGGAGFGGQHMILVPEQDLVLVFTGWNVLPESQSLSAEAAIDRVLAAVVNGSNLAS
- a CDS encoding transcription initiation protein; this encodes MAKYLISFPSAAMVVPEGEWEAVGHDAHAVIEEAKAAGVYVFAGGIDEAVPPILVSADGTTATGGYPWAPALDGGFTVLELPSRAEAIAWAARLAKACRCEQELRVFGFDPQS